In Nitrospiria bacterium, a single genomic region encodes these proteins:
- the miaB gene encoding tRNA (N6-isopentenyl adenosine(37)-C2)-methylthiotransferase MiaB, whose protein sequence is MTAKRLYIKTFGCQMNVHDSERIGGLLRNEGYRLTEKPEEADMIIVNTCSIREKSEQKGYSDLGRFAQLKRDKPGLILGMAGCVAQQEGAGVLKRFKGLDLVFGSSNIANVPRMIETITLRSRPVVMVEEPPGPPRTTPADRKDRVRAWVSIMEGCDRRCAFCVVPTTRGRERSRPSAEIVQETTHLAEAGYKEITLLGQTVNSYGKNLDEGVDFADLLARLDAVDGIVRIRFESPHPCDMTPKLIETMAGLTKVCEYLHLPLQSGSDAVLERMGRGYTLNDYRRIVARLRERIPGTALSTDIIVGFPGETGEDFDRTLDAVAEFEYDNVFYFNYSRRPNTPAAEFGDPVPPEVQEARFQRLSMLEKSLARKKNQALIGTVQEVLVEGRSKRDRDRHTGRTRSNKLVHFCGADEEIGRLVNLRIASAGPTCLEGIRPSPP, encoded by the coding sequence ATGACCGCGAAGCGACTTTACATCAAGACCTTCGGATGCCAGATGAACGTTCACGACTCGGAGCGGATCGGGGGGCTGCTCCGGAACGAGGGCTACCGCTTGACCGAAAAACCCGAAGAGGCCGATATGATCATCGTGAACACCTGCAGCATCCGGGAAAAATCGGAGCAGAAGGGCTACAGCGATCTGGGCCGCTTCGCGCAGCTCAAGCGCGACAAACCCGGTCTGATCCTGGGCATGGCCGGCTGCGTGGCCCAGCAGGAGGGCGCGGGCGTTTTAAAACGCTTCAAGGGGCTCGATCTCGTCTTCGGCTCGTCCAACATCGCCAATGTCCCGCGGATGATCGAGACGATCACGCTCAGGTCGCGGCCGGTCGTGATGGTCGAGGAGCCGCCCGGACCGCCCCGGACGACGCCGGCGGACCGCAAGGACCGCGTTCGGGCCTGGGTCTCGATCATGGAGGGCTGCGACCGCCGCTGCGCCTTTTGCGTCGTTCCGACGACCCGCGGGAGGGAGCGGAGCCGACCGAGCGCCGAGATCGTGCAGGAGACGACCCATCTGGCCGAGGCCGGCTATAAGGAAATCACTCTTTTAGGGCAGACCGTCAATTCGTACGGGAAGAATTTGGATGAAGGGGTGGACTTCGCCGATCTCCTGGCGAGGCTCGATGCGGTGGACGGAATCGTGCGGATCCGTTTCGAATCGCCACATCCCTGCGACATGACCCCCAAGCTGATCGAGACGATGGCCGGGCTGACCAAGGTCTGCGAATACCTGCACCTGCCGCTGCAGTCCGGCTCGGACGCCGTGCTGGAGCGGATGGGCCGCGGGTATACCTTGAACGACTACCGGCGGATCGTGGCCCGCCTCCGCGAACGGATTCCGGGAACGGCGCTCTCGACCGACATCATCGTCGGCTTCCCCGGGGAGACCGGGGAGGATTTCGACCGGACCCTCGATGCCGTGGCGGAGTTCGAGTACGACAACGTCTTCTACTTCAACTACTCGCGGCGTCCGAACACGCCGGCCGCGGAATTCGGGGACCCGGTTCCCCCCGAGGTCCAGGAGGCCCGCTTCCAACGCCTCTCGATGCTGGAGAAGAGCCTGGCCCGGAAAAAGAACCAGGCCCTGATCGGCACCGTCCAGGAAGTTCTCGTCGAGGGCCGGAGCAAGAGGGACCGCGACAGGCACACCGGCCGGACCCGCTCGAACAAGCTGGTCCATTTTTGCGGCGCCGACGAGGAGATCGGCCGCCTCGTGAATCTGCGCATCGCCTCAGCCGGTCCCACCTGTCTGGAGGGGATACGGCCCTCGCCGCCATGA
- a CDS encoding VOC family protein, with amino-acid sequence MAHQIVWCDIPVTDLARAIRFYSAVLGAPVREEKFPVGSIGRLPSGEGEIGACLYLSDDNRPSANGPRIYLNVQGRLDEAVRAVKPNGGKLVQPKRPIGPYGFRAVVEDSEGNRVALHSS; translated from the coding sequence ATGGCGCATCAGATCGTTTGGTGTGATATCCCGGTGACGGACCTGGCCCGCGCGATCCGGTTTTATTCCGCGGTGCTCGGCGCGCCGGTGAGGGAAGAGAAATTTCCGGTCGGATCGATCGGACGGCTTCCGTCCGGGGAGGGCGAGATCGGCGCCTGTCTCTATCTCAGCGACGACAACCGGCCCTCGGCGAACGGGCCCCGGATCTACCTCAACGTCCAGGGCCGGCTGGACGAGGCCGTGAGAGCGGTCAAGCCGAACGGGGGCAAGCTGGTCCAGCCGAAGCGGCCGATCGGGCCGTACGGGTTCCGGGCCGTCGTCGAGGACAGCGAAGGCAACCGCGTCGCGCTCCATTCGTCATGA
- a CDS encoding DNA topoisomerase IV subunit A, with product MAKTTRSRNNAVARKLIGIADAVIAAAGRRQDPTLSIPIRSLSNVNFNPRKGMIEMGRRKQARSFFNVGMAKKFMQTVLVADALSELQRANLTTSLREIYYRTKHTIRDSNENTFDTQNESDPLIEDLEVSLEALREELHVRAENAGSVVGPVVFGDDGDRVDCARLGKGGYSVPSIVEPEYLEIKRCTADFVLLVEKGTQWNRLSEDKFWRRYNCVLLTGNGQPPRGVRRLARRLHEERRLPVYVMVDNDPWGYYIYSVVKQGSINLAFESNRMAIPKAKFIGLSSADPDRYGLPRNVGIKLNEKDIDRAKELLAYPWFQKEAWQKEVKRMLASGLKYELDALANKDFQFLTKKYLPRKLKERDWLD from the coding sequence ATGGCCAAGACCACGCGGAGCCGAAACAACGCGGTTGCAAGGAAACTGATCGGGATCGCCGACGCGGTGATCGCGGCCGCCGGGAGGCGCCAGGACCCGACGCTGTCGATCCCCATCCGGTCCCTGTCGAACGTGAACTTCAATCCCCGCAAGGGGATGATCGAGATGGGCCGGAGGAAGCAGGCCCGCTCGTTCTTCAACGTCGGCATGGCGAAGAAATTCATGCAGACGGTGCTGGTGGCCGACGCGCTCTCGGAGCTGCAGCGCGCGAACCTCACCACCTCGCTCCGGGAGATCTATTACCGGACCAAGCACACGATCCGGGATTCGAACGAGAACACCTTCGACACCCAGAACGAATCGGACCCGCTGATCGAGGATCTGGAGGTGTCGCTGGAGGCCCTCCGCGAGGAGCTGCACGTGCGCGCCGAAAACGCCGGCAGCGTCGTGGGGCCGGTCGTTTTCGGCGACGACGGCGACCGGGTCGACTGCGCCCGGCTGGGGAAGGGCGGCTACTCCGTGCCCTCGATCGTCGAGCCCGAATATCTCGAGATCAAGCGATGCACGGCGGATTTCGTGCTGCTGGTTGAAAAAGGGACGCAGTGGAACCGCCTGTCGGAGGACAAGTTCTGGCGACGCTACAACTGCGTGCTCTTGACCGGCAACGGCCAGCCGCCCCGCGGGGTGCGGCGCCTGGCCCGGCGGCTGCACGAGGAGAGGCGGCTGCCGGTCTACGTGATGGTCGACAACGACCCCTGGGGCTACTACATCTACTCGGTCGTCAAGCAGGGCTCGATCAACCTCGCGTTCGAGAGCAACCGCATGGCGATCCCGAAGGCCAAGTTCATCGGATTGTCCAGCGCGGACCCCGACCGCTACGGCCTGCCGCGCAACGTCGGGATCAAGCTCAACGAGAAGGACATCGACCGTGCCAAGGAGCTCCTCGCCTATCCGTGGTTCCAGAAAGAGGCGTGGCAAAAGGAGGTCAAGCGGATGCTTGCGAGCGGCCTCAAGTATGAACTGGACGCGCTCGCGAACAAGGATTTTCAATTTCTCACGAAGAAGTATCTGCCCCGGAAGCTCAAGGAACGGGACTGGCTCGACTAG
- a CDS encoding DNA topoisomerase VI subunit B codes for MVSAAEMGARQREISVSEFFTKNRHLLGFDSPRKSLLTCVKEAVDNALDASEEAGILPEVSVTLEAVPVDGKTPAPSQAERFRITVVDYGPGIVREQIPPIFAKLLYGSKFHRLRMSRGQQGIGISAAGMYGQLTTGKPVRIISRTGPKKPAHYFEVQIDTKKNEPRILEKKQVEWEPHRGTQVTLEIEGRYQKGRASVDEYLELTSIANPHVRLVYHTPEGETKDYPRTYHELPPPPREIKPHPYGIEFGMFLKMLQDTRSHWLSGFLSGDFSRVSSNLAEEICKRAKVPPHTRPRDLRGERAETLYKALQSTKIMAPPSNCLSPIGEKAILTGLYKQIKGEFYTAVSRPPAVYRGNPFVIEAGLAYGRGPEEAAKKTEAAEAPLAEGEERDGDEELARVIRYANRVPLLYQQSACATFKAVLDTHWRNYGVAQSKGALPAGPMVIFVHMASVWVPFTSESKEAIADYDEIRKEIRLALQECGRRLGVFLRRRERAKSEFRRRNIFELYIEEVAEACGRLKGGKLRVDRLKDQLQKIAMKRTGGEQTDLALGKTGRGPEGLPHSIIVTPEGVEGEVPLQADGDGGAPGYPTGGAAGDGAGPSPEKSSEKPQKKKPKKTRTRRARKGS; via the coding sequence ATGGTCTCCGCGGCCGAGATGGGGGCCCGCCAGCGGGAAATCTCCGTTTCGGAGTTCTTCACCAAGAACCGCCATCTGCTGGGCTTCGACAGTCCCAGGAAGTCGCTCCTCACCTGCGTGAAAGAAGCGGTGGACAACGCGCTCGACGCCTCCGAGGAGGCCGGCATCCTGCCGGAGGTCTCCGTCACCCTGGAGGCGGTCCCCGTCGATGGGAAGACGCCCGCGCCGAGCCAGGCCGAGCGCTTCCGGATCACGGTGGTCGACTACGGCCCCGGGATCGTCCGCGAGCAGATTCCGCCGATCTTTGCGAAGCTCCTGTACGGCTCCAAGTTCCACCGGCTCCGGATGAGTCGCGGACAGCAGGGCATCGGCATCTCCGCCGCCGGGATGTACGGCCAGCTGACGACCGGAAAGCCCGTCCGGATCATCTCGCGTACGGGACCGAAGAAGCCGGCACATTATTTCGAAGTGCAGATCGACACGAAGAAGAACGAACCGCGCATTTTGGAGAAAAAACAGGTCGAGTGGGAGCCGCACCGGGGCACGCAGGTGACGCTCGAGATCGAGGGGCGCTACCAGAAGGGGCGCGCCTCGGTGGACGAATACCTCGAGCTGACTTCGATCGCCAACCCGCACGTCCGGCTGGTCTATCACACGCCGGAGGGCGAGACGAAGGACTATCCCCGGACCTACCATGAGCTTCCCCCGCCGCCCCGCGAGATCAAGCCGCATCCCTACGGCATTGAATTCGGCATGTTCCTCAAAATGCTCCAGGACACCAGGAGCCATTGGCTCTCCGGGTTTCTGTCGGGCGATTTCAGCCGGGTTTCATCGAACCTGGCCGAGGAGATCTGCAAGCGCGCAAAGGTTCCCCCGCACACGCGCCCGCGGGACCTGCGCGGGGAGCGGGCCGAGACGCTGTACAAGGCGCTGCAGTCGACCAAGATCATGGCGCCGCCGAGCAACTGCCTTTCGCCCATCGGCGAGAAGGCGATCCTGACCGGGCTCTACAAGCAGATCAAGGGCGAGTTTTACACCGCCGTCAGCCGTCCCCCGGCGGTATACCGGGGGAACCCCTTCGTGATCGAGGCCGGCCTGGCCTACGGCCGGGGCCCGGAGGAGGCTGCGAAGAAAACCGAGGCGGCGGAAGCCCCGCTGGCCGAAGGGGAGGAGCGCGACGGGGATGAGGAGCTGGCCCGCGTCATCCGCTACGCCAACCGCGTCCCGTTGCTCTACCAGCAGTCGGCCTGCGCGACCTTCAAAGCCGTCCTCGACACCCACTGGCGCAACTACGGCGTCGCCCAGTCGAAGGGCGCGCTGCCGGCCGGGCCGATGGTGATCTTCGTCCACATGGCCTCGGTCTGGGTGCCCTTTACCAGCGAATCGAAGGAGGCGATCGCCGACTACGACGAGATCCGGAAGGAGATCCGCCTGGCCCTTCAGGAATGCGGCCGGCGGCTGGGGGTCTTTCTACGGAGGCGGGAGCGGGCCAAGAGCGAATTCCGCCGTCGGAATATATTCGAGCTGTATATCGAAGAGGTCGCGGAGGCCTGCGGCCGTCTCAAGGGGGGAAAACTCCGGGTCGACCGTCTCAAGGACCAGCTGCAGAAGATCGCGATGAAGCGGACGGGAGGCGAGCAGACCGACCTTGCGCTGGGCAAGACGGGCCGCGGGCCGGAAGGGCTGCCCCACTCGATCATCGTGACGCCGGAGGGCGTCGAGGGAGAGGTGCCCTTGCAAGCCGACGGCGACGGCGGGGCGCCCGGATATCCGACGGGCGGGGCGGCCGGCGACGGGGCCGGGCCGTCCCCCGAAAAGTCCTCCGAAAAGCCGCAAAAAAAGAAACCCAAGAAAACAAGGACGCGCCGTGCGCGCAAAGGAAGCTAA